The genomic DNA ATTGTGTATGATGCACTCTGGGGCGATGAAGACGAAGATGAAGCTGAAAATAATATTCATCATGGGGAGGACGATGCGCCCGCTGAAGGCGGTGAACAGGGATGATAACTTTCCTACAAAACTATGGTTTGCAGCTACTGGTTAAGACCTGGCAACACTTGTATATTTCGGCGTTTTCACTGTTCTTAGGGATTATTGTAGCGGTGCCGATTGGTATTTTGCTCACACGGGTAAAGCCGATTGCGAATGTTGTCATGTCGATTGCTAGTATGTTACAAACCATTCCAGCGATGGCCTTGTTGGCCTTAATGATTCCGTTTTTCGGGATTGGGGCAATTCCAGCCATCATTGCGTTGTTCATCTATTCGTTATTACCGATTCTCCGTAATACCTACTTAGGGATGGAAGATGTTGATCCCGCTTTGGTCGATGCAGCCAAGGGAATGGGAATGACCAACTGGCAATCAATTGTTAAAGTTGAGTTACCGATGGCCGCACCAGTTATTATGGCCGGTATTCGGTTATCCGCAACGTACGTTATTGCCTGGGCCGCTTTAGCATCTTATATTGGTGCCGGTGGCCTTGGGGACTTTATCTTTAATGGGTTAAACCTCTATCGAACTGACTTAATTTTGGGTGGTTCGATTCCGGTGATTATTTTGGCCCTCATCGTTGATTGGCTGTTGGGTAAACTGGAAGCAGCGGTTACCCCAAGAACCACACAAGCGTAGGGGGGATTGAAGATGAAGAAAATTAAAAAGTGGTTGTTAGGTGTTGTTGCAACGGTTGCCAGTGGGTTGTTATTGGCTGGCTGTGGTTTTCCGGGGTTATCTGGGACCTCATCAGATACCATTCGGATTGCATCGCAAAACACGACGGAACAACAAATTATGGCATATATGATTCAAGACATGATCAAGCACTACTCTAACTTAAATACCACGATCATTAATAATTTAGGATCTGGGACGGTTAGTTTCAATGCGTTGAAGAATGATCAGGCTGATATTTCAGCGATTCGTTATACTGGGACAGACTTAACGACGATTCTGGGCGAAAAGATGGATCGGGGTAATATCAAGTCGATTGACCAAAAAGTTCGCTCACAGTTCAACAGCAAGTATCAGATGACCTACTTCCCAAGTTATGGCTTTGCCGATACCTATGCTTTTATGGTGACTAAAGCGACGGCTAAGAAATATCATTTGAATACTGTTAGTGATATGAAAAAAGTGGCTTCGAAGCTGACGGTTGGGTTGGATCAAATCTGGACAGAACGGAAGGGTGACGGTTATGCCGCCTTCCAAAAACTGTACGGGTATCAATTCGGCAAGACTTATCCAATGCAAATTGGGTTGGTCTACGATGCACTGGAATCTGGTAAGATGAATGCCATCCTCGGATACTCTACCGATGGCCGAATTGGCAGTTATGATTTGAAGATTTTGAAAGATGATAAGAATTTCTTCCCACCATACAATGCAAGTGCGGTTGCGACGAACAAGGTGTTGAAGGAACATCCGAAGTTAAAATCTATTTTAAGTCGCTTAAATGGCAAAATCAGTTTGAAGACGATGCAAAACTTGAATTATCAAGTGGATAATAACTTAGTGGAACCGGAAGTGGTTGCTAAACAGTTCCTTGAAAAGCATAATTATTTTGAAGGGAGTGACAAATAATGGCGCAGATGAACTTACTGCAACAGTTGATATACTATTACCAACAAAACGGTGTGTACGTGTTAAGCCAATTCTCGCGTCACTTCTTGATTTCAATTTACGGGGTGTTGTTTGCAGCAATTGTCGGGATTCCAATCGGCATCTTCATTGCGCATCATAGTCGGCTAAGTGCCACAGTGATTGCGATTGCCAACGTGATTCAAACGATTCCATCATTAGCGATGTTGTCGATTATCATGATTGGATTAGGACTTGGCGTCAATACGGTCATTGTAACGGTCTTCTTATACGCGTTGTTACCGATTATTAAGAATACTTATACTGGGATGCAAAATGTCAGTGCCAGTATTTTAGATTCTGGTAAGGGTATGGGAATGACACGCTGGCAGTTACTGCGGATGGTAGAATTGCCATTGTCATTATCGGTGATTATGGCTGGGCTCCGCAATGCACTCGTGTTAGCCATCGGGATTACCGCTATTGGGACCTTCGTCGGTGCCGGTGGTTTAGGTGATATCATTATTCGGGGAACCAATGCCACGAATGGTGGGGCAATTATCCTGGCTGGGGCGTTACCAACGGCCTTAATGGCAATTATTGCTGATACGGTATTGGCTTGGATTGAAAAGCGCGCCGATCCGACACAGAAATAAAACAAGGTAGCACATAAAGTCAAATAAGTTACTAAAAAAGATTGATTTACAGGTACTCCGTACTCACTCATTCAGGGAAGTCAGTGGAGCTGTAACATCAATCTTTTTGATTTGCATCAAAAACACCATGAGAATACGCAAGGTTGTATTGAACATGATTTCATCTTTTGATGCAAGTATTAATGATTAAATTAAACGCGTTTGATATAACGGATGGCATTAGGATCAACTAAATGGGTCAAATGTTGTTGTCGATTAATGAGAACTAACTGGCCACTAGTGAGTATCTTAAGCACGCCGTGAATATTATACGGGTGTGACTCAGTGAGTTGGGGTTGCATTTGTAACATAATTTGATAATGTTCCATCCGTGCTTGAGTTAAGAACAAATCCCGCTGGAAAGCCGGCATCATTGGCAGTAAGGGCGCAATGACGGTCGGGGCAGCAGTAAAGTCATCCATAAATTGGCGATAGGAAGCGTGCAGATTCTTAGAAATTAGTTTTAAATTAGATTGTTGATTTTGCATATTAGCCACCTCGAACATTTGTTTGTGTTTCCATTATACGAACAGGCGTTCTAAAAAGCAAGCCTAAAATTTATGAAATTTAACCTCTAAAAATGAAAAAAGGCTGTGTAACCTTGATAATACTTGCAATATAAGGTTAAAAAGTGCAAAATAAACTTTAAAACATATTTTAATTAAGGGGAATTTGTGATCATGGCGAAACAAGGCATGTTAATCGTCTTATCAGGTCCTTCGGGTGTCGGTAAAGGTACCGTCCGCAAGGAAATCTTTGACTCAGATGATAACGATTTTCAATATTCAGTCTCGATGACGACGCGGCAAATGCGTCCGGGCGAAGTAGATGGCAAGGACTACTATTTTGTGTCCAAAGAAGAGTTCGAGGATGAAATTAAGAGCGGCGGTATGCTTGAATATGCCAAGTATGTTGACAATTACTATGGGACGCCCTTAAAATATATTAAGCAGTCGTTGGCGGCTGGCAAAGACGTTTTCTTAGAAATTGAAGTCAACGGGGCCATGCAAGTTCGCGAAAAAATGCCAGATGGTGTCTTCATTTTCTTGACACCACCAGATTTAATGGAGTTGAAGCACCGTATCATTGGTCGTGGGACTGATGACATGAGTGTGATCAATAAGCGAATGGCCAAAGCGGTCGATGAAATCAAAATGATGCGTAATTACGATTACGCGGTTATTAATGATGAAGTCCCACTAGCTGCTGAACGAATCAAAGCGATTATTCGTAGTGAACGTTTTAGTGTTAAACGGGTCATGCCCGAGTATGAAGAAATGTTAGGAGATGCGGAATCATGATCTTATATCCATCAGTTGATGACTTATTGAAGCAAGTTAATTCGCGTTACTCATTGATTATGTTAGCTAGCAAGCGGGCCCACGAATTGGACGCCGGTGCAGCACCAATGCTTAGCGAATACAAATCGGTTAAAACGATTGGTCGGGCCATGGAAGAAATTGCGGCCGGTGACTTAATGATCGATCCAGATGAAACTGACAAAGATTAGTAACAAAACGGTGTGCTAAGCCAGCTTGGGCTTGGCACTTTTTTTATGAAGAATGATGCGGACGTTCAGCTTCACGTTACTGTCGATTCTTGATACAATTGATTTATTAAAGTGCAAAAATT from Lactiplantibacillus paraplantarum includes the following:
- a CDS encoding ABC transporter permease, whose product is MITFLQNYGLQLLVKTWQHLYISAFSLFLGIIVAVPIGILLTRVKPIANVVMSIASMLQTIPAMALLALMIPFFGIGAIPAIIALFIYSLLPILRNTYLGMEDVDPALVDAAKGMGMTNWQSIVKVELPMAAPVIMAGIRLSATYVIAWAALASYIGAGGLGDFIFNGLNLYRTDLILGGSIPVIILALIVDWLLGKLEAAVTPRTTQA
- a CDS encoding osmoprotectant ABC transporter substrate-binding protein gives rise to the protein MKKIKKWLLGVVATVASGLLLAGCGFPGLSGTSSDTIRIASQNTTEQQIMAYMIQDMIKHYSNLNTTIINNLGSGTVSFNALKNDQADISAIRYTGTDLTTILGEKMDRGNIKSIDQKVRSQFNSKYQMTYFPSYGFADTYAFMVTKATAKKYHLNTVSDMKKVASKLTVGLDQIWTERKGDGYAAFQKLYGYQFGKTYPMQIGLVYDALESGKMNAILGYSTDGRIGSYDLKILKDDKNFFPPYNASAVATNKVLKEHPKLKSILSRLNGKISLKTMQNLNYQVDNNLVEPEVVAKQFLEKHNYFEGSDK
- a CDS encoding ABC transporter permease, yielding MAQMNLLQQLIYYYQQNGVYVLSQFSRHFLISIYGVLFAAIVGIPIGIFIAHHSRLSATVIAIANVIQTIPSLAMLSIIMIGLGLGVNTVIVTVFLYALLPIIKNTYTGMQNVSASILDSGKGMGMTRWQLLRMVELPLSLSVIMAGLRNALVLAIGITAIGTFVGAGGLGDIIIRGTNATNGGAIILAGALPTALMAIIADTVLAWIEKRADPTQK
- the gmk gene encoding guanylate kinase, whose amino-acid sequence is MAKQGMLIVLSGPSGVGKGTVRKEIFDSDDNDFQYSVSMTTRQMRPGEVDGKDYYFVSKEEFEDEIKSGGMLEYAKYVDNYYGTPLKYIKQSLAAGKDVFLEIEVNGAMQVREKMPDGVFIFLTPPDLMELKHRIIGRGTDDMSVINKRMAKAVDEIKMMRNYDYAVINDEVPLAAERIKAIIRSERFSVKRVMPEYEEMLGDAES
- the rpoZ gene encoding DNA-directed RNA polymerase subunit omega, whose translation is MILYPSVDDLLKQVNSRYSLIMLASKRAHELDAGAAPMLSEYKSVKTIGRAMEEIAAGDLMIDPDETDKD